One bacterium genomic window carries:
- a CDS encoding transketolase, translating to MRPAFNKTLVELAREDERIFLVLADIGFNAVEPFANEFPDRFFNVGVAEQDMTGIACGLALEGNIAFTYTIGNFVSIRCLEQVRNDVCYHNVNVKIIAIGGGVAYGALGSSHHCEQDLAIMRSLPNLIVLSPGDAVETRLLTRAITAHNGPCYMRVGRGKEVVVHQSDPDLEIGKAITMREGNDLTLISTGDMLPYVMDASESLEQNRINARVLSMHTIKPLDKEAIISAAHQTGAIITIEEHNILGGLGGAVAEILAESDCPKVTFKRMGLNDAFCKKIGCQKYLRKEYGLSIEDIVTTATSVISKKQ from the coding sequence ATGAACGCATATTTCTGGTACTAGCGGATATCGGGTTTAACGCAGTCGAACCGTTTGCAAACGAGTTCCCTGACAGATTTTTTAATGTTGGTGTAGCCGAGCAGGATATGACAGGGATAGCGTGCGGATTGGCTCTGGAAGGCAATATTGCTTTTACTTATACAATAGGAAATTTTGTGAGCATTAGATGCCTTGAACAGGTGCGCAATGATGTATGTTATCACAATGTAAATGTCAAAATTATAGCGATAGGCGGTGGTGTTGCCTATGGCGCGCTGGGCTCCTCGCATCATTGCGAGCAGGACCTTGCGATTATGAGGTCATTACCAAACTTAATAGTTCTCTCTCCTGGAGATGCTGTTGAAACAAGACTTCTAACGCGTGCAATAACAGCACATAACGGGCCGTGCTATATGAGAGTTGGAAGAGGAAAAGAGGTTGTAGTTCATCAAAGTGACCCGGACCTAGAGATTGGTAAAGCAATTACTATGCGAGAGGGAAATGACTTAACATTAATTTCAACAGGAGATATGCTGCCCTATGTTATGGATGCTTCTGAGTCCTTAGAACAAAACAGAATTAATGCACGTGTCTTAAGTATGCACACAATTAAACCTTTAGATAAGGAAGCCATAATATCTGCTGCACACCAAACAGGTGCTATTATAACAATAGAGGAACACAATATACTGGGTGGTCTGGGGGGCGCAGTGGCAGAAATTCTGGCTGAATCAGATTGTCCTAAAGTCACTTTCAAAAGGATGGGTTTAAATGATGCATTCTGCAAGAAAATTGGTTGCCAGAAATACCTGAGGAAGGAATATGGCTTATCAATTGAGGATATTGTAACTACAGCAACATCAGTTATTAGTAAAAAACAATAA